A single region of the Oceanotoga teriensis genome encodes:
- the infA gene encoding translation initiation factor IF-1: protein MAKKKDVITMQGKILEALPNANFRVELENGHEVLSHISGRMRKNFIRLLPGDNVTVEVSIYDLNRGRIVRREKIKRTDLNEEN, encoded by the coding sequence CTATGCAGGGAAAAATTTTAGAAGCTCTTCCAAACGCAAACTTCAGAGTTGAATTAGAAAATGGACATGAAGTTTTATCGCATATATCTGGAAGAATGAGAAAAAATTTCATAAGATTACTACCTGGAGATAACGTAACAGTAGAAGTATCAATATACGATTTAAATAGAGGAAGAATAGTAAGAAGAGAAAAAATTAAGAGAACTGATCTGAACGAAGAGAACTAA
- the rpmJ gene encoding 50S ribosomal protein L36 produces the protein MKVRASVRKRCENCKVVRRKGRVWVVCSKNPKHNQRQG, from the coding sequence ATGAAAGTTAGAGCGTCTGTTAGAAAGAGATGCGAAAATTGTAAAGTAGTAAGAAGAAAAGGAAGAGTTTGGGTAGTATGTTCAAAAAATCCAAAACATAATCAAAGACAAGGATAA